GTCGGCATCGGCACGCTCTACCGCCACTTCCCGAACCGGCACGCGCTGCTGAGCGCGGTCTTCGAGGAGGCCGTGAGCGACCTGCTGAGCCGCTCACGCGAGCTGCTGGACGCCCCGCAGCCGTGCACCGCCCTGGTGGACTGGCTGCGCGCGATCGTCACCCACGCGAGTGAGTACCGCGGGCTCGCGCGCGCCCTCATGTCGGCGGCGCGGGACGACGGTTCACATCTGGCCCGGTGCAGCGGCCCGATGCGGGAGGCGGGCAGCGCCCTGCTGCTCCGCGCCCAGGAGTCGGGCGCCGTACGCGACGACGTGTCGATCGGTGACCTCCTCCAGCTGACCAACGCGATCGCGCTGGCGGCGGAGGAAACCCCGGACGACTCCGGACTGGCCGACCGTCTGCTGAATCTGACCCTGCGTGGTCTGCGGCCCTGAGCCGGGCGGGGCGCGAAAGGTGCCCCGCTGTCCGTTCCACGGACCGCCGGCACCGCTCAGCGGCGTCGAAGGTCGGCCACCCGTGCCCTTTCGGCCGGGGGCTGGTCCCCCATTACCGTCGCGCTGCGTAGCTGTGGTCCCGAGCCCGGTACGACCTGGCCGCGGCGCGGGCCCGGGAGGGGTACGTCCCGGCGTTGCTGGCGCCCCGCCGGGTGCGGGTCCCCTCCTGCACCGCCCGATGCCGATGACCCGGCCACCGCGATCTGGACACCCTGATCGGCCAGGGCCTGCAGTTCGGTGGCCGCGCGGTCGTCGTGCGCGGGCGGCTCGTCCGTGACCAGACGGGTGATCAGGTCGGTCGGCACGGTCTGGAACATGGTGTCCGCGCCGAGCTTCGTGTGGTCGGCGAGGACCACGACCTCCGCGGCCGCCTGGACCAGAGCGCGGTCCACGGACGCCGAGAGCATGTTGGACGTGGAGAGCCCGCGCTCCGCGGTCAGACCGCTCCCGGAGAGGAACGCCCGGGAGACGCGCAGCCCTTGGAGGGACTGCTCGGCACCCGATCCGACCAGGGCGTAGTTGGAACCGCGCAGCGTGCCACCGGTCATGACGACCTCGACACGGTTGGCATGGGCCAACGCCTGGGCCACCAGCAGGGAGTTGGTGACGACGGTCAGGCCGGGGATGCGCGCGAGCCGGCGGGCCAGCTCCTGCGTGGTGGTGCCCGCCCCCACCACGATGGCCTCGCCCTCTTCGACGAGACCCGCGGCAAGATCGGCGATGGCCGTCTTCTCGGCGGTCGCGAGATGTGATTTCTGCGGAAAGCCGGACTCTCGCGTGAACCCGCCCGGCAATACCGCACCGCCGTGCCGGCGGTCGAGGAGTCCTTCTGCCTCCAGTGCGCGCACGTCCCGCCGTACGGTCACTTCGGAGGTCTGGACGACGCGGGCGAGCTCACGGAGCGACACGGCCCCATTCGCTCGCACCATTTCGAGGATCAATTGGCGACGTTCTGCAGCGAACACGAAACTGACAGTAACCCCAACGACCGTCTGCTTTCAGCAGTTTGCGCCGAATAACAGAAGTTGTTCGCATGGCAGTGCACGGAGTGGTATACGCGCCTAATCGGTCCGCCTATGCCGCCGGAATGCGCCCCGACTCCCTGTGACCAGCGAAGAGCCGCCCCGCGGGGTCAGCCCTCGCCCGCGGTCTTACGGGTGTGCAACTGACGGGCGACCTCGGCGATCGAGCCCGACAGGGACGGATACACGGTGAAGGCGTTCGCGATCTGTTCGACCGTCAGATTGTTGTCGACCGCGATCGAGATGGGGTGGATCAGTTCCGAGGCCCGCGGGGCGACCACCACACCGCCGACCACGATGCCGGTGCCGGGGCGGCAGAAGATCTTGACGAAGCCGTCGCGGATGCCCTGCATCTTGGCGCGCGGGTTGCGCAGCAGCGGCAGCTTGACGCCCCGGGCGTCGATCTTGCCCGCGTCGACGTCGGCCTGCGTGTAGCCGACCGTGGCGATCTCGGGGTCGGTGAAGACGTTCGAGGACACCGTCTTCAGGTTCAGCGGGGCCACCGCGTCGCCGAGGAAGTGGTACATCGCGATCCGGCCCTGCATGGCGGCGACGGAGGCGAGGGCGAAGACGCCGGTCACGTCACCGGCCGCGTACACGCCGGGGGCGGTGGTGCGCGAGACCTTGTCGGTCCAGATGTGCCCGGAGTCGCGGACCTTGACGCCGGCCTCCTCCAGGCCCATCCCGCTGCTGTTCGGGATGGCGCCGACCGCCATCAGGCAGTGCGTGCCGCTGATCACGCGGCCGTCGGAGAGGGTGACCTCGACGCGGTCGCCGACCCGCTTGGCGGACTCGGCGCGGGAGCGGGCCATCACGTTCATGCCGCGACGGCGGAAGACGTCCTCCAGGACGGCGGCGGCGTCGGGGTCCTCGCCCGGCAGCACGCGGTCGCGGCTGGAGACGAGGGTGACGCGGGAGCCGAGCGCCTGGTAGGCGCCGGCGAACTCGGCGCCGGTGACACCGGAACCGACCACGATGAGCTCCTCGGGCAGCTCGTCGAGGTCGTAGACCTGCGTCCAGTTCAGGATGCGCTCGCCGTCGGGCTGCGCGTCGGGCAGCTCGCGGGGGTGACCGCCGGTGGCGATGAGGACGGCGTCGGCGGTGAGGGTCTCCTCGTTGCCGTCGGCGGCGCGGACGACGACCTTGCGGGAGCCGTCCAGTGCCTGCATGCCCTCCAGCCGGCCGCGACCGCGCAATACGCGGGCGCCGGCCCGGGTCACCGAGGCCGTGATGTCGTGCGACTGGGCGAGCGCGAGGCGCTTCACACGGCGGTTGACCTTGCCGAGGTCCACGCCGACCACCCGGGCCGCCTGCTCCTCGGGCGGGGTGTCGTCGGCGACGATGATGCCCAGCTCCTCGTACGAGGAGTCGAAGGTCGTCATCACCTCGGCCGTGGCGATCAGGGTCTTCGACGGTACGCAGTCGGTGAGCACCGACGCCCCGCCCAGACCGTCGCAGTCGACGACGGTCACCTCCGCGCCGAGTTGCGCTGCCACCAGGGCAGCTTCATATCCGCCGGGTCCGCCACCGATGATCACGATCCGAGTCACGTACTCCATTGTCCCGCACGCTTCAAGGTGCTTCCGCCCAGGGGGTCCCGGAGCGGGCATCCGGGTCACTTTGTTACGCGAGAGACGGACGTTTCGCTGCCGTACCCTCGACCCCATGTCGCTCTACGCCGCGTACGCCGGCAATCTCGACCCGCGGCTCATGACGCGCCGCGCCCCGCATTCGCCGCTGCGCGCCACGGGCTGGCTGAACGGCTGGCGGCTGACGTTCGGCGGCGAGCACATGGGCTGGGAGGGCGCGCTGGCCACGATCGTCGAGGCTCCGCGGTCCCAGGTCTTCGTGGCGCTGTACGACATCGCGCCGCTGGACGAGGACTCCATGGACCGCTGGGAGGGCGTCGGCCTCGACGTCTACCGGCGGATGCGCGTACGGGTGCACACCCTGGAGGGCGAGGAGCCCGCCTGGGTGTACGTACTGAACGGGTACGAGGGGGGACTCCCCTCGGCGCGGTATCTGGGTGAGCTGGCGGACGCCGCCGAGTCCGCCGGAGCGCCGCACGACTACGTCATGGAGATCCGCAAGCGCCCCTGCTGAGCGCGGCCCTCTTCCCCGGCGTCTGTCCGGGGACCGGCGCCACCGCGGGCACTCCCTCCCCTGTTTTCGTCGGAAACGACAAGACAACGATCGCAAGACCGTGAGCTCTGTCATCTACGCGCGTAGGCCCGGACCGGCTACCCTCATGCGCGTGAACGCATCTCTTCTTCCGGACGACATCCAGGGCGACCCTCATGCCGCCGCTGACGCCGCCGCCACGCGCCTGCGCGAGCTGACCGGCGCCGACACCCATGACGTCGCCCTCGTGATGGGCTCCGGCTGGGCTCCGGCCGTGGACGCCCTCGGCACACCCGAGGCCGAGTTCCAGGTCACCGAGCTGCCCGGCTTCCCGGCCCCGGCCGTCGAGGGTCACGGCGGCAAGGTCCGCTCGTACGCGATCGGTGACAAGCGCGCCCTGGTCTTCCTCGGCCGCACCCACTTCTACGAGGGCCGCGGGGTCGCCGCCGTCGCGCACGGCGTCCGTACCGCCGTCGCCGCCGGCTGCAAGACCATCGTGCTGACCAACGGCTGCGGCGGCCTGCGCGAGGGCATGCGCCCCGGCCAGCCCGTGCTGATCAGCGACCACATCAACCTGACGGCCACCTCGCCGATCATCGGCGCGAACTTCGTCGACCTCACCGACCTGTACTCGCCGCGGCTGCGCGCGCTGTGCAAGGAGGTCGACTCCTCGCTCGAAGAGGGCGTCTACGCCCAGTTCCCCGGCCCGCACTACGAGACGCCGGCCGAGATCCGGATGGCCCGGACCATCGGC
The window above is part of the Streptomyces sp. NBC_01428 genome. Proteins encoded here:
- a CDS encoding TetR/AcrR family transcriptional regulator — translated: MRADARRNYDRLVKEARTTFAEHGTDASLEDVARSAGVGIGTLYRHFPNRHALLSAVFEEAVSDLLSRSRELLDAPQPCTALVDWLRAIVTHASEYRGLARALMSAARDDGSHLARCSGPMREAGSALLLRAQESGAVRDDVSIGDLLQLTNAIALAAEETPDDSGLADRLLNLTLRGLRP
- a CDS encoding gamma-glutamylcyclotransferase encodes the protein MSLYAAYAGNLDPRLMTRRAPHSPLRATGWLNGWRLTFGGEHMGWEGALATIVEAPRSQVFVALYDIAPLDEDSMDRWEGVGLDVYRRMRVRVHTLEGEEPAWVYVLNGYEGGLPSARYLGELADAAESAGAPHDYVMEIRKRPC
- a CDS encoding NAD(P)H-quinone dehydrogenase, producing MEYVTRIVIIGGGPGGYEAALVAAQLGAEVTVVDCDGLGGASVLTDCVPSKTLIATAEVMTTFDSSYEELGIIVADDTPPEEQAARVVGVDLGKVNRRVKRLALAQSHDITASVTRAGARVLRGRGRLEGMQALDGSRKVVVRAADGNEETLTADAVLIATGGHPRELPDAQPDGERILNWTQVYDLDELPEELIVVGSGVTGAEFAGAYQALGSRVTLVSSRDRVLPGEDPDAAAVLEDVFRRRGMNVMARSRAESAKRVGDRVEVTLSDGRVISGTHCLMAVGAIPNSSGMGLEEAGVKVRDSGHIWTDKVSRTTAPGVYAAGDVTGVFALASVAAMQGRIAMYHFLGDAVAPLNLKTVSSNVFTDPEIATVGYTQADVDAGKIDARGVKLPLLRNPRAKMQGIRDGFVKIFCRPGTGIVVGGVVVAPRASELIHPISIAVDNNLTVEQIANAFTVYPSLSGSIAEVARQLHTRKTAGEG
- a CDS encoding purine-nucleoside phosphorylase; translation: MNASLLPDDIQGDPHAAADAAATRLRELTGADTHDVALVMGSGWAPAVDALGTPEAEFQVTELPGFPAPAVEGHGGKVRSYAIGDKRALVFLGRTHFYEGRGVAAVAHGVRTAVAAGCKTIVLTNGCGGLREGMRPGQPVLISDHINLTATSPIIGANFVDLTDLYSPRLRALCKEVDSSLEEGVYAQFPGPHYETPAEIRMARTIGADLVGMSTTLEAIAAREAGAEVLGISLVTNLAAGMTGEPLNHEEVLQAGRDSAVRMGALLTQVLDRL
- a CDS encoding DeoR/GlpR family DNA-binding transcription regulator — protein: MVRANGAVSLRELARVVQTSEVTVRRDVRALEAEGLLDRRHGGAVLPGGFTRESGFPQKSHLATAEKTAIADLAAGLVEEGEAIVVGAGTTTQELARRLARIPGLTVVTNSLLVAQALAHANRVEVVMTGGTLRGSNYALVGSGAEQSLQGLRVSRAFLSGSGLTAERGLSTSNMLSASVDRALVQAAAEVVVLADHTKLGADTMFQTVPTDLITRLVTDEPPAHDDRAATELQALADQGVQIAVAGSSASGGAGGDPHPAGRQQRRDVPLPGPRRGQVVPGSGPQLRSATVMGDQPPAERARVADLRRR